TACAGTGGTTCTTTGGAGTGGATGTGgacgtctcacacacactgacacctgGATGTGTGGACACCTCAAACACATTGACACCTGGACGTGTGGACATCTCGCACGCACTCGGTCATGGCAAGTGTCACACTGTAGCAACATGTGTTTCACTGTAACTGGAAAAGAACTTTTctaaaagaaagagacacagctttGGAGTAGAATTACTAATGTATATGCGTCACAGAAGATCAGAAAATTCTCCATATATAATCTCCATATATAGTAATTCCTCAAGACATACTGAACAAGTGAGAAAACAAAGAATAAGTAAAGGAAAGTTTCTATTTGCTGAAAAAAGACACATCCACTATCTGGAGGGCAAGGCGGGCCTTCCTCTACTCCGTCACGTGGGAATTCCACAAATTTACCTCTTTCATTATATCTTTACTACGACATTTTTGTCTCCGAACTCGaaccccctttttttaaaaaaaaagcttttccaCTCCTTTCCAGCTGATTTTGCACGACGTACGAAGACCACACCTCGCCCGAAGACGCGGCGCGTGACCGTGACGTCACAGTGACGCGGGAGCTGCGAATCATCATGGCGGCCAGTTCGGTGTTCCACAGAGTCCGGACGGGCTCAAGGATCGGGGCGCAGTACGACCAGGATGGCAACGTCATTCAGGTGAGTCGCTCCTTTCATTCCTTCTTGCCTTCAACTTCTCTTCTCCCTTTCTCCGTCGCTCGCTCTACTTCGCATCGACGATTGTGAGCgcgagacagacagacacacacacagcccgcGCGCGAGTCTTCCTGACTTTCACGCGACAGACTACTGCGTGCGACGTGAAAACTGCTGGGCGCCCAGaggatgaggtgtgtgtgtgagagagagagagagagagagagaaaaggcagaaaaaaagaaagaaagaagaaagagtaGAAGAGGGAGATatagagaaaaagaaataaagaagatataggaacagagagagagatgatgAGAAAGAAGAGATAGGAAAATATAGAGAGATGGAGAACGAGCTGCTGCCGCTAGTACTTCCAGATGTAATATGAACTGATGATTGAGTTTGATGATCAGCGGCGGTGATGTTGTGTCATGTGCTTGTGAACACGGTAAACATGGTAGGGTGACCATAGTAGCTAGCATGGTGAAACGTGGGGTTGTTAGACTTGGTAAACGCCGGCCGGTTAGGCTGGTAAACACAGTGAACGTGCTCGGAAATGCAGAATACGGTGAGGAGCACGGTTGGGTGAGCAGGGTAGGGTAAGGCAGTGGTAACCACGGGAAACGCTGATGGACACAGTGGTAAACAGGCGCAGTGCCTCTCGTCTCGCAGGTGGAGACGCGTGAGGACGAGGAGCAGACGGCCAAGCTGGCCGAcatcctggagctgctgctggccgCCGGCTACTTCCGCGCGCGGATCAAGGGCCTGTCTCCTTTCGACAAGGTGAGGGAGCCTGacggtgggcggggcttgtGAGCGTCCCGGGTCCGAGGAGCACCCCCGGCGGGCTGACGCTTTGGGGAAGAGCGTCACAATATTGAGCGGTAAATGTGGAGAAAAGTTGCCGGCGAAACGTGCGCTTTCCTCCTTTTCCATCGCTGCAGGTCGTGGGAGGCATGACGTGGTGCATAACTACCTGCAACTTCGACGTTGACGTGGACCTTCTTTTCCAAGAGAATTCAACCATAGGTCAAAAGATGTAAGTTGGCACCCCTGGCTCTCGGAAGCTCTGGATACGTGACCGAGGTTTGCATTCGCTTCCTCTCGCCAGCGAGGCTCTTCAACATATGAACTGACATTTGTGGTggagttttaatttttttaaaaatccttaatgatttataaaaaaaaaaaaaagagactcttGCTGCCATTGTACAGAATGTTAACACACGCTCAAAGTTATTGAGTCACACTcacagttttacagtgttttactcatAAGCTGAACAGTGTGTCGGCCACCGGAAATggcaagtgtgtgtctgtctctctctctctctctctctctctctctctctctctctctctctctctctctctctctctcacacacagacagagtacTGTAGCGGTATAACAGCACCGTGCCTCTGTCTGTGCCCATGTGTTGCAGAGCCCTCACCGAGAAACTCGTCTCAGTCCTGCCCAAAATGAAGTGTCCCCACCGCTTGGAGCCCCACCAGATTCAGGGGCTGGACTTCATCCACATCTTCCCCGTTGTGCAGGTAGCAGACAGTCGCAGCGTGAGGGGCGGGGGGGCCTGTCCTCACACTCGACGCTTGACTTAAcggctgactttttttttttttcctccccgcAAACCGTCTTTGCATGGTTAACGTCACGGTTAAGGACCAAAGTGCTGCTAGTAGCCCCACCGGTTACATGTCCTCATCATATGAGGTCTTGTAACTGGTAACGTTTCAGTCAGTTTGGAACTAGCGGTATGTCGTTCTTTTAGTGTAAATTTGTTGACGTAACGCATGCATGGAAAACTGAAGACGCGCTCAACTTAGCGTAGGAATCGGGTTAGAGGCTTGGCGCTCCGAACCCCCTGGTACATATGAGGCCAATGAGCTTAGAGCGATAGTTACATTTCTCGTGAACGTACCGGGATGGACACGTTTCAGCAGGAAGCCTCCAAGGGTTACCTGACGCTGATGAAACTTCCAGCCAAAACAGAGCTCCCCCGTTACGAAAAACTGCCACCATTTTAGTAATCTTGCGTGCGCTCTCCCGTCtttgctttattaaatttattgaaGCAACACATTACACCTTTAAAATCGGCTCCAGAGTTGGAAAAtgagtttaaatatttaaaaatattatgcattttaaaatgtgataatTTCCCACGCAACATATGATCCATGATATCTTATGTTGTAGTACATACAGTCAAGAggattaaaatgtgtgttttaggtCTCTATTTGCAAATCATTAACCAGTATTGATATTTCTTGGCTGGTTTTCATAGTTATTGTAAGCAATACATCTATGAGAGCTGTGCAACCCAATATTATGTGTCGATGCCACAGGTTGGATCAGAAATGAGAGGATTAATGATCTAAATGTAATTAGACGGTACCTAAGAATGTAGTGATTAGTTTATCGACGTTACTCAACGTGGTCCAAAAATGGCTCGATTGTTCACGTGCGACATTAACTGGTCtgtgagtattctgtgtaacgTTATATTGGAAGTTATGAGGAATTGTAATGTGTTGCTCTTGCCTTTAGAAAACAGAGTGGCCAGTTAGGAATCCCTCTGTCACCTTTATTGGAATAGTTCATTATGAATGAGGGTTTTTCCAGCCGTTTGACTCCACAAGGGCTTAAAATGGTCTggaggtggtttttttttttttttcctctctcctcctccattttccatgtttttgtatAAGGCCATTTCTCTAAACGGGTTTGCATGTCGGTTGGCGTAGCTCACTTTGGTTGCTCACTTGTTTGCTGTCGTGTCGTCACCGCAGTGGCTTGTGAAGTGCGCCATAGAGACGAAGGAGGAGATGGGCGACTACGTGCGCGCCTACTCCGTGTCCCAGTTCCACAAGACTCACAGCACCCCGGAGGTCAGCTTGCGCAAGATGACTGTTCGCTGTCAAgtcctcgttctcctccttAACGGTTATATTTACTGAGCAGCTCTCGCTTTTTTTCTAGGACGATGAGTTTgttcaaaggaaagaaaaagcagttaAAACACTTGTGGATGTGTCTGTAAGTATAGTGTCTcgtaagtgtttttttattaaatagagAGGTTACTGACCACATAGACTGTTGACAGACTGAGACATGGTAATGTGTGGCGAACAATTTTATGAACATATTgaacaaaaactgcacattgTGAACAGGCTAATTAACAATTGTTCCCATTAAATAGCCCTTTATACAGAgcattcagaaaatattcagaccCATTCacttttatcacatttttttatgttgcagccttactatgctaaaattgtttaaattacaaaaaaaaacatgcacacaaacacacagtggctgaaactgcttgtcctcagcggggtcgtggcaagctggggCCGAACCCAACAACAgcggtgcaaggctggagggggaggggacacaccccggaccggacgccagtccatcgcaaggcaccccaagcaggacttgaaccccagacccatcagagatcaggacccagccaagcccgctgcgcccctCACATGGAAATGACAATtaagcaaattaataataaaaagtaataggGGAAGGGGGTAATGGTCAGTCACTGAGCCAAAGATGACTCTTGGTGACttcttggactgtggggggagaCTCACatgagcacagggagaacatgcaaactgcacagactgagttgggttCGACCCAGCGactgaggcaccagcactaccctcGATGTCACTGTGTCACTAGTAACAGTAACTATGTGCTACAAGTTTCTTTAGCTCCACTCTTATTCCCAGCTTAAAAAGGTTtctgtaggggaaaaaaaaaaaaaaaaagcaaggttTGTAACTTGGTTTTCAGGCAACTGACTGGGCTTTGCTCGCTACCTCTTGCCAGGAGGTGTATAAGCCACAGAGGAAATACAAACGGCATGCCGATGCAGGTGTGCTGCTGGACGAGGAGTCCAGGGTTCACTCCACTCTGCTGGAGTATGGCAGGTAAGAGATGATgttctcctcttccttcctccttACAAAGCCTCCAGTAAAGCCGTATAAAAAACTTTGACGTTATCAGCGTAGCGTCATACCTTCAGGTCAGATGAGCTTAAACAGTGCAGGCTGTGTCTCATTTGGAGGAAAAGCAGTCACGCTTAATGtgcatttgttgtgttttttgttcacattttgttCAAATGTGTTGAGTTTGAAAATTGAGCAAATGCTTAATTTCTGTATTCtgaaattaattcataattaaaagTAGAAGAAAAAGGCGAAACAGAGTATGCAACAAGAACTCATTGTTCTTACCtttatttcaaatgtattttaaaaaaagaagaaaaaaagatgccTATATGCATTGATGTGGTGGTATGTGAGAAATTGACCAAACTATAGAATCACGTGTCTCCATTCAAATGTCTCCttctgtctattttttttttttttttttgtattgttttctgaaatgtacattgctttggagaaaattttctGCTGCTAAATGAAGCATGTAAATGTAGACTTAAAGCTCTCAGATGTATAATGGTGAGGAACCTTTTTATATTCAGGCCCATGTTTGCTACTACAGCCTTGGACATGATTGGAAAAAATGCTTTGCTCAGGCAGTGACAGattaaaaagaatttaatttttttaaaaaaaaaaagaaaaatcgaGGAAAAAGTGTAACtgaagttaaattttttttcttatgataTTAAGTATCATATAAGGTGATTTTTGTGGTGAACTTGGGATGGGCCCCTTaagttataattttattattcagtttttttggatGTTTGGTCTGTTTTTAGAAACAAATTGGGACAAGGTAATTGGGGATGAGTGTATTTTGTTGCCGGAGGAACGCGATATGAGATGACAAATTCCCTCTGACTTAGAGGGTGGGATACACAGTGGAGCAGTGTGTGTCGGCTTCTTTTACACGTGCAGGATGTTAGAAAGTAACATTGCAGCTCAGCGCTGTCACTCTTGTActatacagtactgtgtttttgCTCATGCCCTTACCAGTGTGGTTTCTTGTCCCTCCGAAGGGCTCCTGAGTTGGTCCTGTGAGTATGCTCAGAGTGTGCTTCTAAATGCTTGCGCATTGTTAACATGAAGAAAGCCCGATACCATGGTGTACCTCACCTGCTCACCTGCTGGTGGGCTGCGCTGGTTCCTActgtgtgggctgagaacaaGGGTAACTTTGCTGTGGTTCCTGTCTGGGAGGGAAATGATCACTCTGTCAGAGGTCCCGGTACGGACCATTTTTGGCCAAAGGTCCATTTGAGCTAAGCATGCTTGCATGGTGTTAATTTAGGCGTTTCAGGGATAGAGATGCAAGAAAAAATTGTGGAattttctggatttctgcattaatgacTCGTAAAATGTTACCTAATCTTCAGCTAAATCACATTAATCAACATACACCATCTGCTTaaacaaagaacacacaaaGAATTGAACTTCTTCATCTCAATATTGAATACATCATGTAAACCTTCATAGTCCAGGCTGcgaaaagtatgtgaacctcaaGCCTAAAGACTTCTCCAGAAAGCTAATGGGGGTAAGGTGTTCCACTGAGATGAGATTGGAGGTGTGGGTTGAAGGTGCCCTGCCTAAAAATGGCCACAAAGTTTGGTTACTGACAGTCTTTTCTGCTCAAGAAAGATTTGTTCATGTGAACAATACTCCAACTAAGAGATTTCAGAGGACTTGAGAAGAAGAACTGTAGAACTGTACATAAAACTAGAAAAGGCAGCGAAAGCATTGCTAAAGGCCTGGGTGTGCCTCGATCCAGTAAGACAGGCTGTCGACAGATGGAGGAAATTCCGCGCTGTTGCTGCTGTCCGAGGAGTAGCTATTGTGCGGCAAGAGCACAGCATTCCCTGCCAAAGGGGgtgaaaaagaaattgttgGTAACAGCAAAGGACCTGGAGAAATCTGGTCTGTTCATGTGTCCACTAAGAAAAGCACTGAACCAGAATGGCGTTCATCGAAGGACACGACAGAGGAAATCACTGCTCtctgaaaacatttctgcatgTCTCAAGTTTGCAAAAGACCACATGGATGTTCCACAAGGTCTGTGGGACAATGTTCTGTGGACGGATGAGACAGGAATTTAGCTCTTAAGGAAGAAACGCACAGAGCTATGATTGGAGGAAAGGAAACGCTGCACACCGGCACCAAAACCTCATTTCAGCCATGAAGCGCGGTGGTAGTGGGAGCATCAggctttgctgcttcagggtCTGGACAGCTTACTGTCATAGAGGGGACGGTGAATTCAGAATGGTATCAAGAATTTTTAGAGGAGAATGTCAGGGTAGCAGTTTGCCACTTGAAGATTAATAGAAGTTTGGTGATGCAACAAGAGTGACCGTGTTCTGGAACAGCTGGGTTCAAGTGTGGAGCTAAACCCGTTTGAGATGCAGCGGCCTCTGACCTGAAGAGAGCTGTCCGTGCAAGGAATCCCAGAAATATCAGTGAGCTGAAGGGGTTTTGTAAGATTCCTCTGACTCTTGCGCAGGTCTCATCGGCCGCTACGGGACGTGTTTGGTGGAGCTTATTGCTGTTGACTAGTCACTAAACGCATGCTTTTCCAGCCTGGCGTTCAGTGAGTGAGTAATGCAGAAGGGACCCATTGCAAGGGTTCTCTAACCGTATCTTGCATTGTGATGCATGTgagcaggagagcagaggagtGTATGGTAAGAAGTGACGTGTGCTCTAGTTTCCGTCACCGCACACCTTTGAAGCTTTAACACACAACTTTACACTTGCCATGAAGATCTCTTTGTTGGGTATTCCTAACATAGCAGCTGATGTGAACATAAAGACTAACCTGCTGTTACAACAGTGTACGTTTTGGGGGAAATTCTGACGTGTTGCTATGGAGGCCAGTTTTAATGTTGCCCCTATCTTTGCTCCAGCTGGATTCCTGTCGATAGGCTCTTCCGCCATTAGTGCTACAGTCCTCGCCTTCCGTCACGTGTTTTGTGGGAGGTGGCATTTGTGTTGACCCCTGGGTGCCGTTTTTCTTCCCACATCTCCTGCTACTGGATGTTGTTGGGTTCTTCTCTCAGGACagagtaatgtgtgtgtgtgtgtgtgtgtgtgtgtggggttttccCTACatggtgagtgagtgaatgaatgaatgagcctTCATGAATCCCAAAGGGTAATTCCACAAAGCATTTAATTTGGACAAAATGGAACACTGGTTATGCCTATGTTTACCACATTGTAAGGCACAATGAAGCAACATGTggcccaaggttgcaggttcaaatcctgggacggctaatttttttttttcttttccttttttaaaatttaaatttacactttAGCTGTGTATGTGGCACTGGAACACGTAGCATCGTTCCTtcaaatttttaacaaaatttaaaatatccaGAAGTATTTTAACTGCACTGTATGAATTCTGTAACATGTCGTTTTAGGTATTGATATGTTAGGTCTTATAATTCATTCTTTTTCGTACGTGGTTTGTGAGCTCTGGGTTGCAAATTTCAAAAAACCTTGAATAGCTGTATCCTGTTATGTGATGCTTAATATCAACATGTATTTCTTGCAAAacctttaatatttttgtattttttgtattggcatatttaaaaaatgttgcccTGAAAAAAGAGTTTTGCCTGAGTCACATATGAGATACACATACATACTATTTTTAACCTCCTACAGATTTGACCGCTCCTCTGTGCATGTCTGCTGTTCCATGGAAaaattgtgatgttttttttttttcccgttttccCCACAGACGTTATATATTTAGCAACAAGTCAAAAGAAGAAAAGGTGAGCTGCTCAGAGATGTTTGGTGAAGAGAACAGCTGGGTTCCCTTTTGGCGTAGTTGTAACAACAGGATTATTCCCTATAGGGAGAGGATAGAAAGGCGTCCTTGGGACAGGCTCTTCCAGCAGGCTTGACGGAGCTCTCAGAAGAAGAGGACCTCCAGGCTGCAGAGGAGGTTGGTCCTTCACATAAGGAACTCTGAAATACACTAATGGCTTTGTCTGCTGTTCTTTTCACAACGGAAGTCTCTCACTGGTTTACTTCTAAATTTTTATGCCGATGGAAGAAACCATTTTGTTATCATCTAAACTACCAACAAGTAACGGTGACTACAGGTGGTGACATATTGCCACCCAGGTGAGTTAAAGCCTGCGTACTTTTTAACGTGTTTTGCTCATGTAAATGTGTATCTGGCGTTTTTTTGCATCCAGATGCGCATTAAAACTCTCATGACTGGCATGGCCATGATGGCAACAGAGGAGGTAAGACTATAAGCATTCTTCAAAATAGCACTGAAACGCAAAGCACTCGGTGACTTCACCAGCTACTTTCTGTAAGAGCTGTAACTTGACATTCGTAGTTTACAATACAGGTTGTAAAACTTTGCTTCAGATTTGACACGTGTTCATTAATGCAGGGGAGGCTGACTGCCAGCACGGTGGGACACATTGTGGGCATGCAGTCGGAGGAGATCAAGCTGATGGCCTCGGACTATGCAGACAGAGTGAGTGCTGCTATCTGAGCGTGCTTGCATAAGACAGTGGGGCTGGAGCCATCCCAGTTTGGTGCAGCGACGGCGCTTGACAGAACGCTCTTCCACATGGCCTCCTCGTCACACGTCTCCTGTTTTGGTGGCTCAGCAATCGGAGCGGCTGTTGGAGGACCGCTCTGAGCGGTACGGTCCGGCCCAGCAGCACCGCAGGCTCGTGGCATCTCTCAACAAGCAGATCCAACAGAAGAGCAAGCACCTGGAAGAGGTAGTGCGTGAAGTCTTGTCCTTTGCCTTCATACTTACCGCGTCTTTCCTCTGCACGTCCGTGCTTCGCTGCATTCCTCAAATTTGTAGTGTTTCTCTCGCTGTTCAGGGCCCAAAAATTCGGTTTTACTGCCCAAGTTAGATATTTCATGGTGAAATGTGTGATGCTTATCTGGCTGATGGTACCTTTTAGCTTTTTCTAAATCTTGCGTTAGCCACAGCATGACTAGTTAAGGCCATGAT
This genomic window from Scleropages formosus chromosome 1, fSclFor1.1, whole genome shotgun sequence contains:
- the LOC114910930 gene encoding coiled-coil domain-containing protein 93-like, with the translated sequence MAASSVFHRVRTGSRIGAQYDQDGNVIQVETREDEEQTAKLADILELLLAAGYFRARIKGLSPFDKVVGGMTWCITTCNFDVDVDLLFQENSTIGQKIALTEKLVSVLPKMKCPHRLEPHQIQGLDFIHIFPVVQWLVKCAIETKEEMGDYVRAYSVSQFHKTHSTPEDDEFVQRKEKAVKTLVDVSEVYKPQRKYKRHADAGVLLDEESRVHSTLLEYGRRYIFSNKSKEEKGEDRKASLGQALPAGLTELSEEEDLQAAEEMRIKTLMTGMAMMATEEGRLTASTVGHIVGMQSEEIKLMASDYADRQSERLLEDRSERYGPAQQHRRLVASLNKQIQQKSKHLEELQAKHSEVQVGCREAERKLMEATELTEKLDKELSALEEEEAQADSSVLEKLRGLVAMNENLKNQEQEFRSHCREEMTRLQQLIENLKMEMGENGSDEKEQNKLIEKQYNVDREKLQKIRLLLARRNREIAILQRKIDEVPSRAELTQYQKRFIELYGQVSATHKETKQFFTLYNTLDDKKVFLEKEVNLLNSIHDNFQQAMASSGAKEQFLRQMEQIVEGIKQNRMKMEKKKQENKMRRDQLNDEYLELLEKQRLYFKTIKDFKEECRKNEMLLSKLRAKGAS